From Deltaproteobacteria bacterium, the proteins below share one genomic window:
- a CDS encoding metallophosphoesterase encodes MGKMCIREKKMGLKILHTADWHIGKEERTEDIFKQIEKLITIAKDYDFVIVAGDLFDDEKSISVYGKRLKETIKKTQTPFLAILGNHEYEGIDKIEELFSYSPLTIFTEPKILNIKGIKILFYPFKKGENSRDVLSFVNKKDIDLAVLHGSIMSDEKLTSALKNYLYFPLYKKDIVEFPFKYVALGHYHNYKEYSIGNTTLCYSGTIEPLTFDNEGERYVNIIQIEGSKITHKPLNIGSISKFKTIEWKWDEEDKMDEIINYKQKYDFLRVIITGFTKNTLKLNAAAERLKQMNIKAELEVESLDEILSVPIGKIFYEKIEQCMEKEPQKKDLYKRAFIEGCKIISKC; translated from the coding sequence ATGGGTAAAATGTGTATTAGGGAAAAGAAAATGGGCTTAAAAATTCTTCACACTGCGGATTGGCATATCGGGAAAGAAGAAAGAACGGAAGACATTTTTAAGCAGATAGAAAAATTGATAACTATTGCCAAGGATTATGATTTTGTCATTGTAGCCGGCGATTTATTTGACGATGAGAAGAGTATTTCTGTTTATGGAAAAAGATTAAAAGAGACTATAAAGAAAACCCAAACCCCATTTTTGGCTATATTGGGCAACCATGAATATGAAGGAATAGATAAGATAGAAGAGTTGTTTTCTTATTCTCCTTTAACTATATTTACAGAACCTAAAATTCTAAACATAAAAGGCATAAAGATACTATTTTACCCCTTTAAAAAAGGAGAAAACAGTAGAGATGTCTTATCCTTTGTAAATAAAAAAGATATAGATTTAGCTGTTTTACATGGCTCTATAATGTCTGATGAAAAACTTACCTCTGCCTTAAAGAATTATCTTTATTTTCCGCTGTATAAAAAAGACATAGTGGAATTCCCATTCAAATATGTAGCATTAGGACATTATCACAACTATAAGGAATATAGTATAGGAAACACAACTTTATGCTATTCAGGAACAATTGAACCTTTAACATTTGACAATGAAGGAGAAAGATATGTAAACATAATACAGATTGAAGGCTCAAAGATTACTCATAAACCATTGAACATCGGAAGTATAAGTAAATTCAAAACCATAGAATGGAAATGGGATGAAGAAGATAAAATGGATGAAATTATAAATTATAAACAAAAATATGATTTTCTAAGAGTAATAATTACAGGTTTTACTAAAAACACATTAAAACTAAATGCCGCTGCAGAAAGATTGAAACAGATGAATATAAAGGCAGAATTAGAAGTGGAATCCTTAGATGAGATTCTATCTGTACCCATAGGTAAAATATTCTATGAAAAGATCGAACAGTGTATGGAGAAAGAACCTCAGAAGAAGGATTTGTATAAAAGGGCATTTATTGAAGGATGTAAGATTATATCCAAATGTTAA
- a CDS encoding rhomboid family intramembrane serine protease, translated as MIPLKDNIPSRSFPIINTSIILVSIFVFLFEISQGNRLNTFIFTYAFMPNLFFIHFSALDSIKRCLCYMFIHGGFLHILGNMWFLWIFGDNVEDRMGHLQYLLFYLLGGIFSAIFQGLFSPSSTIPLIGASGAISAVLAAYVCFFPYARILTLVPIFLFITIVNIPAVVFIVLWFLIQFLYGFASLAASIKGGVAWFAHIGGFIFGIVWVKCVLGKRKWA; from the coding sequence ATGATACCCTTAAAGGATAATATCCCTTCTCGCAGTTTTCCTATAATCAATACGAGCATCATCCTGGTCAGTATATTTGTATTTCTATTTGAAATATCTCAAGGCAATAGGCTAAATACATTTATCTTTACCTATGCATTCATGCCGAATCTCTTCTTTATACATTTCTCAGCCCTTGATTCCATAAAGAGATGCTTGTGCTATATGTTTATTCATGGTGGGTTTTTACATATTCTGGGGAATATGTGGTTTTTATGGATCTTCGGTGACAATGTAGAAGATAGGATGGGACATCTGCAATACCTCCTCTTCTATTTGTTAGGCGGTATATTTTCCGCCATATTCCAGGGATTATTTTCTCCTTCCTCCACTATTCCTTTAATCGGTGCCAGTGGAGCCATCTCCGCTGTTTTAGCAGCCTATGTCTGTTTTTTTCCTTATGCACGCATTCTCACACTCGTACCTATCTTCCTGTTTATTACCATTGTAAATATACCGGCTGTTGTATTCATTGTCCTCTGGTTTTTAATCCAATTTTTATACGGATTTGCTTCTCTTGCCGCATCCATTAAGGGTGGTGTAGCCTGGTTTGCTCACATCGGTGGTTTTATATTCGGTATAGTATGGGTAAAATGTGTATTAGGGAAAAGAAAATGGGCTTAA
- a CDS encoding DUF2062 domain-containing protein, with translation MRLKSFRKQLKGLLSLNDTPGRVAKSAALGIFISITPTFGVHTFLALGIAALFRINKAAAVLGSFFNNHLMAIPIYYICYKVGIFITGGDVNFAIKPLSFSRYLHLGLDVLIPLWIGSIIVGMAISLPMFFVLKYILKKYRVKKDDTLKG, from the coding sequence ATGCGGCTGAAATCATTCAGAAAACAATTAAAAGGACTACTATCTTTAAATGATACACCAGGAAGGGTAGCAAAAAGTGCGGCATTGGGAATATTCATCTCTATCACCCCCACATTCGGTGTACATACCTTCCTAGCTCTCGGCATAGCCGCCCTCTTTCGCATAAACAAAGCAGCCGCTGTGCTCGGCAGCTTTTTCAATAATCATCTAATGGCTATCCCCATATATTATATATGTTATAAAGTAGGTATTTTTATTACGGGAGGAGATGTTAACTTTGCCATCAAACCACTTTCATTTTCCCGCTATCTTCACTTAGGCTTGGATGTACTCATTCCTCTATGGATAGGCAGCATAATTGTAGGCATGGCAATAAGTCTGCCCATGTTTTTCGTCTTAAAATATATCCTTAAAAAATACAGAGTGAAAAAAGATGATACCCTTAAAGGATAA